The following coding sequences lie in one Eschrichtius robustus isolate mEscRob2 chromosome 10, mEscRob2.pri, whole genome shotgun sequence genomic window:
- the LOC137769934 gene encoding L-threonine 3-dehydrogenase, mitochondrial isoform X2: protein MPVVWMLRRVASRLLQRPACGCQAPVLPSRFLGTSPQQIPADASFHSTSFSEADQPRVLITGGLGQLGVGLASFLRKRFGKDNVILSDIRKPPEHVFLSGPFIYSDILDYKNLREIVVNNRVTWLFHYSALLSAVGEANVSLARAVNITGLHNVLDVAEEHGLRLFVPSTIGAFGPTSPRNPTPDLCIQRPRTIYGVSKVHAELMGEYYYYRYGLDFRCLRYPGIISADSQPGGGTTDYAVQIFHDAVKHGRFECNLEPSTRLPMMYIDDCLRATLEVMEAPAESLSMRTYNVNAMSFTPAELAQEVLKHVPEFQITYNVDPVRQAIADSWPMNFDDSNARKDWGWKHDFDLPELVTTMLNFHGSESRVAQAN, encoded by the exons ATGCCGGTCGTTTGGATGCTGCGGCGGGTTGCCAGCCGGCTGCTGCAGAGACCGGCCTGTGGCTGCCAGGCTCCTGTCCTGCCCAGCCGGTTTCTGGGCACCTCCCCTCAGCAGATTCCAGCGGATGCCAGCTTCCACTCTACTTCATTCTCTGAAGCAGATCAACCGCGCGTCTTAATTacag gGGGTCTTGGCCAGCTTGGAGTGGGGCTTGCTAGCTTTTTGAG GAAACGATTTGGGAAGGACAACGTGATTCTGTCTGACATTCGGAAGCCCCCTGAGCACGTCTTCCTTAGTG GCCCGTTTATTTATTCCGACATCCTGGATTACAAGAATCTGCGGGAGATCGTGGTGAACAACCGTGTCACCTGGCTATTTCATTACAGCGCCCTCCTCAGTGCAGTGGGAGAGGCAAACGTGTCCCTGGCCAGAGCTGTGAACATCACTG GACTGCACAATGTCCTGGACGTTGCCGAGGAGCACGGTCTGCGATTGTTTGTGCCAAGCACCATCGGGGCGTTTGGACCTACTTCTCCGCGGAACCCAACCCCCGATCTCTGTATCCAGAGACCCAGGACTATCTACGGGGTGTCCAAGGTCCACGCGGAGCTCATGGGCGAG TATTATTATTACCGGTATGGGTTAGATTTCCGATGCCTGAGATATCCTGGAATCATTTCTGCTGACTCCCAACCTGGAGGAGGAACGACTG ACTACGCGGTCCAGATTTTCCATGACGCCGTCAAGCATGGCAGATTTGAGTGCAACCTGGAACCCAGCACGAGGCTCCCGATGATGTACATTGATGACTGCCTCCGGGCCACCCTGGAGGTCATGGAGGCCCCGGCAGAGTCCCTCTCCATGAGGACTTACAATGTCAATGCCATGAGCTTCACCCCCGCGGAGCTGGCCCAGGAGGTTCTCAAGCACGTTCCAGAATTCCAGATCACCTACAACGTGGATCCTGTCCGACAGGCCATAG CCGATAGTTGGCCAATGAACTTTGATGATAGCAACGCCCGCAAGGACTGGGGGTGGAAGCACGATTTTGACCTCCCGGAGCTGGTGACGACGATGTTGAACTTCCACGGTTCCGAGAGCAGAGTTGCCCAGGCTAACTGA
- the LOC137769934 gene encoding L-threonine 3-dehydrogenase, mitochondrial isoform X1 — protein sequence MGRKVSAEIMPVVWMLRRVASRLLQRPACGCQAPVLPSRFLGTSPQQIPADASFHSTSFSEADQPRVLITGGLGQLGVGLASFLRKRFGKDNVILSDIRKPPEHVFLSGPFIYSDILDYKNLREIVVNNRVTWLFHYSALLSAVGEANVSLARAVNITGLHNVLDVAEEHGLRLFVPSTIGAFGPTSPRNPTPDLCIQRPRTIYGVSKVHAELMGEYYYYRYGLDFRCLRYPGIISADSQPGGGTTDYAVQIFHDAVKHGRFECNLEPSTRLPMMYIDDCLRATLEVMEAPAESLSMRTYNVNAMSFTPAELAQEVLKHVPEFQITYNVDPVRQAIADSWPMNFDDSNARKDWGWKHDFDLPELVTTMLNFHGSESRVAQAN from the exons ATGGGAAGGAAAG TGTCTGCAGAGATCATGCCGGTCGTTTGGATGCTGCGGCGGGTTGCCAGCCGGCTGCTGCAGAGACCGGCCTGTGGCTGCCAGGCTCCTGTCCTGCCCAGCCGGTTTCTGGGCACCTCCCCTCAGCAGATTCCAGCGGATGCCAGCTTCCACTCTACTTCATTCTCTGAAGCAGATCAACCGCGCGTCTTAATTacag gGGGTCTTGGCCAGCTTGGAGTGGGGCTTGCTAGCTTTTTGAG GAAACGATTTGGGAAGGACAACGTGATTCTGTCTGACATTCGGAAGCCCCCTGAGCACGTCTTCCTTAGTG GCCCGTTTATTTATTCCGACATCCTGGATTACAAGAATCTGCGGGAGATCGTGGTGAACAACCGTGTCACCTGGCTATTTCATTACAGCGCCCTCCTCAGTGCAGTGGGAGAGGCAAACGTGTCCCTGGCCAGAGCTGTGAACATCACTG GACTGCACAATGTCCTGGACGTTGCCGAGGAGCACGGTCTGCGATTGTTTGTGCCAAGCACCATCGGGGCGTTTGGACCTACTTCTCCGCGGAACCCAACCCCCGATCTCTGTATCCAGAGACCCAGGACTATCTACGGGGTGTCCAAGGTCCACGCGGAGCTCATGGGCGAG TATTATTATTACCGGTATGGGTTAGATTTCCGATGCCTGAGATATCCTGGAATCATTTCTGCTGACTCCCAACCTGGAGGAGGAACGACTG ACTACGCGGTCCAGATTTTCCATGACGCCGTCAAGCATGGCAGATTTGAGTGCAACCTGGAACCCAGCACGAGGCTCCCGATGATGTACATTGATGACTGCCTCCGGGCCACCCTGGAGGTCATGGAGGCCCCGGCAGAGTCCCTCTCCATGAGGACTTACAATGTCAATGCCATGAGCTTCACCCCCGCGGAGCTGGCCCAGGAGGTTCTCAAGCACGTTCCAGAATTCCAGATCACCTACAACGTGGATCCTGTCCGACAGGCCATAG CCGATAGTTGGCCAATGAACTTTGATGATAGCAACGCCCGCAAGGACTGGGGGTGGAAGCACGATTTTGACCTCCCGGAGCTGGTGACGACGATGTTGAACTTCCACGGTTCCGAGAGCAGAGTTGCCCAGGCTAACTGA